In Prunus dulcis chromosome 2, ALMONDv2, whole genome shotgun sequence, a single genomic region encodes these proteins:
- the LOC117620052 gene encoding cyclic nucleotide-gated ion channel 1-like isoform X1 — protein MANGEVVIALEKMEEKAEGTPVADNSKEKVASSHSKPEATVENSVMKDEHGSSKKWSPKEEEAHDPPPQGCFLQKWKKIFVASCLFAVLLDPLFLYVPMMRDEIKCLLYDRNLKIAALLLRSVTDLFYILDIIFQIYASPNYSDVMDLYRRIRLYCSKLRFWRKYFVPTIAKTILGSYNILIDIMAILPLPQVAIFIFFSKMRDLRSLSTKRMAIMNFFVLLQYVPRVLCIYLSCKELKRTPKGGTGETAIWVKGVLNFFMYILASHVLGAIWYFFAIQRIAICWHDACRKENGCDTSTFGCHEHQTFRNIRFLNDLCPISPVNTTRFDFGIYGTILQSGILGSTNYFEKFSNCFWWGLRNLSSLGSNLEPSIDGWENLFAAFISIIGLLLFLYLIGNLQTYMQLNTARREDHRHKMKVERKMEKKDPETELWLSKNGVPKRLINDIKSQMMVKVRQEVEVDRDADLDYIFSILPSTLQMRIKQYMPMTRLKQVPMFQNMDESVLKEICRRLKPKKFTEGDIIIEEGKRLKKMVYIVEGLVSIRSKDSSSDLQQRGAGQVCGEKLVRRLPSTSFPRKAPETKSAITIGDVEALVLKASDVQDMVFEFGKQYFLGTKIFSAKQLEEATNNYHNIIGQGISSTVYEGNLPDGTRIAVKKSKTTRPISYSPRVIKEVGVASQIDHKNVVRFLGCCLEPQTQALVFEYIPKGTLSQHTRKEEEGRGSSSPLSWELRIKIASETAEALAYLHSFTPNKPIIHGHVNTKNILLDDDFTAKLSGFGVSRLFIDDDDDDDDEDEAVAAYVREKLRYLDPEYNQPQALRQKSDVYNFGVVLAELLTSQVFENDNERKHCGTQLDVNAGLKEWNAVSLCWMYRRNPYNMRDFSPERVMGKRDLAWFLSSLEKGHLDQILDGEIIVNEATSSETAKQVADMAKRCLRPKGDERPSMKEVAAELERLLKFMAENQRGEPSFC, from the exons ATGGCTAACGGTGAAGTAGTTATAGCTTTGGAGAAGATGGAAGAGAAAGCTGAAGGAACTCCAGTTGCAGACAACTCGAAAGAGAAAGTTGCAAG TAGTCATTCAAAACCAGAGGCTACAGTGGAAAATTCAGTCATGAAAGATGAACATGGATCAAGTAAGAAATGGTCACCAAAAGAGGAGGAAGCTCATGATCCTCCTCCTCAGGGGTGCTTCCTTCAAAAGTGGAAGAAGATATTTGTAGCATCATGTCTGTTTGCTGTTTTATTGGATCCATTGTTTCTCTACGTTCCTATGATGAGGGATGAAATCAAGTGTCTGCTATACGACAGAAACTTGAAGATTGCCGCTCTTCTTCTAAGATCAGTCACTGATCTTTTCTATATATTGgacattatttttcaaatttatgcATCACCCAACTATTCTGATGTCATGGATCTATATCGTCGTATTAGGCTTTACTGCTCGAAATTAAGATTTTGGAGGAAATATTTTGTGCCAACAATTGCTAAGACAATCTTGGGGTCATACAATATCTTAATTGACATTATGGCCATTCTTCCGCTTCCACAG GTAgcaatcttcatcttcttttcaaAAATGAGGGACTTGAGATCTTTGAGCACAAAAAGGATGGCTATCAtgaacttttttgttttgttgcaaTATGTGCCACGAGTTCTTTGTATCTACTTATCATGTAAGGAACTTAAAAGGACTCCTAAAGGAGggaccggagagactgccataTGGGTTAAAGGTGTCTTGAATTTCTTTATGTACATCCTCGCTAGTCAT GTACTTGGAGCCATATGGTATTTTTTCGCTATCCAACGAATTGCCATTTGTTGGCATGATGCATGTCGAAAAGAAAATGGATGTGACACTAGTACTTTTGGTTGTCATGAGCATCAGACATTTAGAAATATAAGATTTCTAAATGATTTATGCCCTATAAGTCCAGTGAATACAACGCGTTTTGATTTTGGTATATATGGTACAATCCTTCAATCTGGTATACTGGGTTCaacaaattattttgaaaagttCTCCAATTGTTTTTGGTGGGGCCTGCGAAATTTGAg TTCTCTTGGTTCAAACCTGGAGCCTAGTATCGATGGATGGGAAAACCTGTTTGCGGCTTTTATATCTATAATTGGCTTGCTTTTATTCTTATATCTCATTGGAAATTTGCAG ACATACATGCAGTTGAATACTGCACGAAGAGAAGACCATAGACACAAGATGAAAGTGGAACGAAAGATGGAAAAGAAAGATCCAGAGACAGAGTTGTGGTTATCTAAAAATGGCGTCCCCAAAAGGTTGATTAATGATATCAAGTCGCAGATGATGGTGAAGGTGCGACAAGAAGTTGAAGTAGACAGGGATGCTGATTTGGACTATATCTTCTCTATTCTTCCCTCGACTCTTCAAATGCGTATTAAACAGTATATGCCTATGACTAGGTTGAAGCAG GTGCCAATGTTTCAAAACATGGATGAAAGTGTGTTGAAAGAAATCTGTCGGCGTCTTAAGCCCAAGAAGTTTACTGAAGGTGATATCATTATTGAAGAGGGTAAACGACTAAAAAAGATGGTCTACATTGTGGAAGGACTTGTAAGCATTAGAAGCAAAGATAGCTCCAGTGATTTGCAGCAACGAGGTGCAGGACAAGTATGTGGAGAAAAACTTGTACGGAGGCTACCGTCGACCTCATTTCCCCGCAAAGCACCGGAAACCAAGTCTGCTATCACAATAGGTGATGTTGAAGCCCTTGTTCTCAAGGCTAGTGACGTGCAGGATATGGTCTTTGAATTCGGAAAGCAATACTTTTTGGGGACAAAAATATTTAGTGCAAAACAACTTGAGGAGGCAACAAACAATTACCATAATATCATTGGTCAAGGAATCTCTTCCACCGTTTACGAAGGAAATCTACCAGATGGCACAAGGATTGCGGTAAAGAAGTCCAAAACTACTAGACCTATCAGTTACAGTCCACGTGTAATTAAAGAGGTTGGGGTTGCTTCTCAGATAGACCACAAAAATGTGGTGAGGTTCTTAGGCTGTTGTTTGGAACCACAGACACAAGCACTGGTTTTTGAGTACATTCCCAAAGGCACTCTTTCCCAACACACTcgtaaagaagaagagggcAGAGGATCATCATCACCACTTTCATGGGAGTTACGGATAAAGATAGCGTCAGAGACCGCAGAAGCACTGGCTTACTTGCACTCATTCACTCCCAATAAGCCAATCATACACGGACATGtgaacacaaaaaatatactATTGGATGATGATTTCACGGCGAAGTTGTCTGGCTTTGGAGTTTCACGATTGTTCATTGATGATGAcgatgacgatgatgatgaagatgaagctGTGGCAGCTTATGTGCGAGAGAAATTACGGTACTTGGACCCTGAGTATAATCAACCGCAGGCACTAAGACAAAAGAGTGACGTCTATAACTTTGGAGTTGTCTTAGCGGAGCTACTAACCAGTCAAGTGTTCGAAAATGATAATGAAAGGAAACATTGCGGCACTCAACTGGACGTCAATGCGGGTCTAAAAGAATGGAACGCTGTTTCGCTCTGCTGGATGTATCGTCGAAACCCGTACAACATGCGAGATTTTTCTCCTGAGAGGGTTATGGGAAAGAGAGACCTGGCCTGGTTTCTATCCTCATTGGAAAAGGGTCACCTGGATCAAATTCTGGATGGTGAAATAATTGTCAATGAAGCAACTTCATCTGAGACGGCCAAACAAGTGGCGGATATGGCAAAAAGATGTTTAAGGCCAAAAGGGGATGAAAGGCCTTCCATGAAAGAAGTAGCCGCAGAGCTTGAGAGATTGCTCAAGTTTATGGCAGAGAATCAAAGGGGAGAACCCAGTTTCTGTTGA
- the LOC117620052 gene encoding cyclic nucleotide-gated ion channel 1-like isoform X2 produces the protein MANGEVVIALEKMEEKAEGTPVADNSKEKVASHSKPEATVENSVMKDEHGSSKKWSPKEEEAHDPPPQGCFLQKWKKIFVASCLFAVLLDPLFLYVPMMRDEIKCLLYDRNLKIAALLLRSVTDLFYILDIIFQIYASPNYSDVMDLYRRIRLYCSKLRFWRKYFVPTIAKTILGSYNILIDIMAILPLPQVAIFIFFSKMRDLRSLSTKRMAIMNFFVLLQYVPRVLCIYLSCKELKRTPKGGTGETAIWVKGVLNFFMYILASHVLGAIWYFFAIQRIAICWHDACRKENGCDTSTFGCHEHQTFRNIRFLNDLCPISPVNTTRFDFGIYGTILQSGILGSTNYFEKFSNCFWWGLRNLSSLGSNLEPSIDGWENLFAAFISIIGLLLFLYLIGNLQTYMQLNTARREDHRHKMKVERKMEKKDPETELWLSKNGVPKRLINDIKSQMMVKVRQEVEVDRDADLDYIFSILPSTLQMRIKQYMPMTRLKQVPMFQNMDESVLKEICRRLKPKKFTEGDIIIEEGKRLKKMVYIVEGLVSIRSKDSSSDLQQRGAGQVCGEKLVRRLPSTSFPRKAPETKSAITIGDVEALVLKASDVQDMVFEFGKQYFLGTKIFSAKQLEEATNNYHNIIGQGISSTVYEGNLPDGTRIAVKKSKTTRPISYSPRVIKEVGVASQIDHKNVVRFLGCCLEPQTQALVFEYIPKGTLSQHTRKEEEGRGSSSPLSWELRIKIASETAEALAYLHSFTPNKPIIHGHVNTKNILLDDDFTAKLSGFGVSRLFIDDDDDDDDEDEAVAAYVREKLRYLDPEYNQPQALRQKSDVYNFGVVLAELLTSQVFENDNERKHCGTQLDVNAGLKEWNAVSLCWMYRRNPYNMRDFSPERVMGKRDLAWFLSSLEKGHLDQILDGEIIVNEATSSETAKQVADMAKRCLRPKGDERPSMKEVAAELERLLKFMAENQRGEPSFC, from the exons ATGGCTAACGGTGAAGTAGTTATAGCTTTGGAGAAGATGGAAGAGAAAGCTGAAGGAACTCCAGTTGCAGACAACTCGAAAGAGAAAGTTGCAAG TCATTCAAAACCAGAGGCTACAGTGGAAAATTCAGTCATGAAAGATGAACATGGATCAAGTAAGAAATGGTCACCAAAAGAGGAGGAAGCTCATGATCCTCCTCCTCAGGGGTGCTTCCTTCAAAAGTGGAAGAAGATATTTGTAGCATCATGTCTGTTTGCTGTTTTATTGGATCCATTGTTTCTCTACGTTCCTATGATGAGGGATGAAATCAAGTGTCTGCTATACGACAGAAACTTGAAGATTGCCGCTCTTCTTCTAAGATCAGTCACTGATCTTTTCTATATATTGgacattatttttcaaatttatgcATCACCCAACTATTCTGATGTCATGGATCTATATCGTCGTATTAGGCTTTACTGCTCGAAATTAAGATTTTGGAGGAAATATTTTGTGCCAACAATTGCTAAGACAATCTTGGGGTCATACAATATCTTAATTGACATTATGGCCATTCTTCCGCTTCCACAG GTAgcaatcttcatcttcttttcaaAAATGAGGGACTTGAGATCTTTGAGCACAAAAAGGATGGCTATCAtgaacttttttgttttgttgcaaTATGTGCCACGAGTTCTTTGTATCTACTTATCATGTAAGGAACTTAAAAGGACTCCTAAAGGAGggaccggagagactgccataTGGGTTAAAGGTGTCTTGAATTTCTTTATGTACATCCTCGCTAGTCAT GTACTTGGAGCCATATGGTATTTTTTCGCTATCCAACGAATTGCCATTTGTTGGCATGATGCATGTCGAAAAGAAAATGGATGTGACACTAGTACTTTTGGTTGTCATGAGCATCAGACATTTAGAAATATAAGATTTCTAAATGATTTATGCCCTATAAGTCCAGTGAATACAACGCGTTTTGATTTTGGTATATATGGTACAATCCTTCAATCTGGTATACTGGGTTCaacaaattattttgaaaagttCTCCAATTGTTTTTGGTGGGGCCTGCGAAATTTGAg TTCTCTTGGTTCAAACCTGGAGCCTAGTATCGATGGATGGGAAAACCTGTTTGCGGCTTTTATATCTATAATTGGCTTGCTTTTATTCTTATATCTCATTGGAAATTTGCAG ACATACATGCAGTTGAATACTGCACGAAGAGAAGACCATAGACACAAGATGAAAGTGGAACGAAAGATGGAAAAGAAAGATCCAGAGACAGAGTTGTGGTTATCTAAAAATGGCGTCCCCAAAAGGTTGATTAATGATATCAAGTCGCAGATGATGGTGAAGGTGCGACAAGAAGTTGAAGTAGACAGGGATGCTGATTTGGACTATATCTTCTCTATTCTTCCCTCGACTCTTCAAATGCGTATTAAACAGTATATGCCTATGACTAGGTTGAAGCAG GTGCCAATGTTTCAAAACATGGATGAAAGTGTGTTGAAAGAAATCTGTCGGCGTCTTAAGCCCAAGAAGTTTACTGAAGGTGATATCATTATTGAAGAGGGTAAACGACTAAAAAAGATGGTCTACATTGTGGAAGGACTTGTAAGCATTAGAAGCAAAGATAGCTCCAGTGATTTGCAGCAACGAGGTGCAGGACAAGTATGTGGAGAAAAACTTGTACGGAGGCTACCGTCGACCTCATTTCCCCGCAAAGCACCGGAAACCAAGTCTGCTATCACAATAGGTGATGTTGAAGCCCTTGTTCTCAAGGCTAGTGACGTGCAGGATATGGTCTTTGAATTCGGAAAGCAATACTTTTTGGGGACAAAAATATTTAGTGCAAAACAACTTGAGGAGGCAACAAACAATTACCATAATATCATTGGTCAAGGAATCTCTTCCACCGTTTACGAAGGAAATCTACCAGATGGCACAAGGATTGCGGTAAAGAAGTCCAAAACTACTAGACCTATCAGTTACAGTCCACGTGTAATTAAAGAGGTTGGGGTTGCTTCTCAGATAGACCACAAAAATGTGGTGAGGTTCTTAGGCTGTTGTTTGGAACCACAGACACAAGCACTGGTTTTTGAGTACATTCCCAAAGGCACTCTTTCCCAACACACTcgtaaagaagaagagggcAGAGGATCATCATCACCACTTTCATGGGAGTTACGGATAAAGATAGCGTCAGAGACCGCAGAAGCACTGGCTTACTTGCACTCATTCACTCCCAATAAGCCAATCATACACGGACATGtgaacacaaaaaatatactATTGGATGATGATTTCACGGCGAAGTTGTCTGGCTTTGGAGTTTCACGATTGTTCATTGATGATGAcgatgacgatgatgatgaagatgaagctGTGGCAGCTTATGTGCGAGAGAAATTACGGTACTTGGACCCTGAGTATAATCAACCGCAGGCACTAAGACAAAAGAGTGACGTCTATAACTTTGGAGTTGTCTTAGCGGAGCTACTAACCAGTCAAGTGTTCGAAAATGATAATGAAAGGAAACATTGCGGCACTCAACTGGACGTCAATGCGGGTCTAAAAGAATGGAACGCTGTTTCGCTCTGCTGGATGTATCGTCGAAACCCGTACAACATGCGAGATTTTTCTCCTGAGAGGGTTATGGGAAAGAGAGACCTGGCCTGGTTTCTATCCTCATTGGAAAAGGGTCACCTGGATCAAATTCTGGATGGTGAAATAATTGTCAATGAAGCAACTTCATCTGAGACGGCCAAACAAGTGGCGGATATGGCAAAAAGATGTTTAAGGCCAAAAGGGGATGAAAGGCCTTCCATGAAAGAAGTAGCCGCAGAGCTTGAGAGATTGCTCAAGTTTATGGCAGAGAATCAAAGGGGAGAACCCAGTTTCTGTTGA
- the LOC117617488 gene encoding serine/arginine-rich splicing factor RS2Z32-like isoform X1 yields the protein MPRHDDRHGGSRLYVGRLSSRTRSRELEDVFSRYGRVRDVDMKRDFAFVEFSDPRDADDARYSLNGRDVDGSRLIVEFARGAPRGPGGSREYLGRGPPPGSGRCFNCGLDGHWARDCKAGDWKNKCYRCGERGHIERNCQNSPKKTKGRSHSRSPSPRRGRSRSRSYSRGHSYSRSRSPVRRERSLERRSRSPQDSRSPKRRRASPPPSKGRKHDRTPEGRSPRVRGSLSPQDRRSDYSRSPRGKSRSPINDVEGDKNGDRRHRSPAEENGHSRSRSRSPSPIRRGDRSSVEDDEDNHGSPRGSESA from the exons ATGCCTCGACATGATGACCGCCATGGTGGTTCACGGCTCTATGTTGGTCGCTTGTCATCACGGACAAGATCACGCGAACTTGAAGACGTATTTAGCAGATATGGAAG AGTACGCGATGTGGATATGAAGCGCGACTTTGCCTTTGTT GAATTTAGTGACCCTCGGGATGCTGATGATGCAAGATATAGCCTGAACGGTCGGGATGTTGATGGGAGCCGTCTAATTGTGGAATTTGCAAGGGGG GCACCACGGGGTCCTGGCGGATCTCGTGAGTATCTTGGGAGAGGGCCTCCTCCTGGATCAGGACGCTGTTTCAACTGTGGACTTGATGGGCACTGGGCTCGAGATTGCAAAGCTGGGGACTGGAAGAATAAGTGTTATCGATGTGGAGAACGAGGGCACATTGAAAGAAACTGCCAGAATAGTCCAAAGAAAACCAA AGGGCGTAGTCATTCACGTTCACCAAGTCCAAGGCGGGGCAGAAGTCGAAGCCGTAGTTACAGCAGGGGTCATAGTTACAG TCGATCCAGATCACCTGTGAGGAGAGAAAGGAGTTTGGAGAGAAGATCAAGGAGCCCTCAAGACAGCCGTAGCCCTAAGAGGCGTAGGgcttcaccaccaccatccaAGGGGAGGAAGCACGATCGTACACCCGAAGGGAGGAGCCCACGAGTGAGGGGTAGCCTCTCCCCCCAGGATCGCAGATCCGATTACAGTAGGAGTCCCAGAGGAAAGAGTAGAAGCCCTATTAACGATGTTGAAGGAGACAAGAACGGGGATAGGAGGCATAGAAGCCCTGCTGAAGAAAATGGTCACAGCCGCAGTCGCAGTCGCAGCCCAAGCCCCATCCGCAGGGGTGATAGGAGCTCtgttgaagatgatgaagataacCATGGTTCTCCAAGAGGCAGTGAATCAGCTTGA
- the LOC117617488 gene encoding serine/arginine-rich splicing factor RS2Z32-like isoform X2 has translation MKRDFAFVEFSDPRDADDARYSLNGRDVDGSRLIVEFARGAPRGPGGSREYLGRGPPPGSGRCFNCGLDGHWARDCKAGDWKNKCYRCGERGHIERNCQNSPKKTKGRSHSRSPSPRRGRSRSRSYSRGHSYSRSRSPVRRERSLERRSRSPQDSRSPKRRRASPPPSKGRKHDRTPEGRSPRVRGSLSPQDRRSDYSRSPRGKSRSPINDVEGDKNGDRRHRSPAEENGHSRSRSRSPSPIRRGDRSSVEDDEDNHGSPRGSESA, from the exons ATGAAGCGCGACTTTGCCTTTGTT GAATTTAGTGACCCTCGGGATGCTGATGATGCAAGATATAGCCTGAACGGTCGGGATGTTGATGGGAGCCGTCTAATTGTGGAATTTGCAAGGGGG GCACCACGGGGTCCTGGCGGATCTCGTGAGTATCTTGGGAGAGGGCCTCCTCCTGGATCAGGACGCTGTTTCAACTGTGGACTTGATGGGCACTGGGCTCGAGATTGCAAAGCTGGGGACTGGAAGAATAAGTGTTATCGATGTGGAGAACGAGGGCACATTGAAAGAAACTGCCAGAATAGTCCAAAGAAAACCAA AGGGCGTAGTCATTCACGTTCACCAAGTCCAAGGCGGGGCAGAAGTCGAAGCCGTAGTTACAGCAGGGGTCATAGTTACAG TCGATCCAGATCACCTGTGAGGAGAGAAAGGAGTTTGGAGAGAAGATCAAGGAGCCCTCAAGACAGCCGTAGCCCTAAGAGGCGTAGGgcttcaccaccaccatccaAGGGGAGGAAGCACGATCGTACACCCGAAGGGAGGAGCCCACGAGTGAGGGGTAGCCTCTCCCCCCAGGATCGCAGATCCGATTACAGTAGGAGTCCCAGAGGAAAGAGTAGAAGCCCTATTAACGATGTTGAAGGAGACAAGAACGGGGATAGGAGGCATAGAAGCCCTGCTGAAGAAAATGGTCACAGCCGCAGTCGCAGTCGCAGCCCAAGCCCCATCCGCAGGGGTGATAGGAGCTCtgttgaagatgatgaagataacCATGGTTCTCCAAGAGGCAGTGAATCAGCTTGA